The nucleotide sequence GGTGCGCGGCCAGGTGATGGCCGTGCGCGAGCGCGACTTCGTGATCGCGGCCCGCGCCACGGGCGTGCCCGAGTCGCGCGTGCTCTGGCGGCACGTGGCGCCGGTGGTGCTCGCGCCGGTGATCGTCCAGGCCTCGTTCGGCATTGCCGGGGCGGTGCTCGCCGAGAGCTCGCTGAGTTTCCTCGGGCTGGGCCCCCAGGACATGCCCTCGTGGGGCGCGATGATTTCCGAGGGCGCGGAGCAACTGCGCAAGGCGCCGCATTTGGCGACGTTCCCCGGTCTAGCCATCGCCCTGACCGTGCTGGCGTTCAACTTCCTCGGCGACGGACTGCGCGATCGGCTCGACCCCCAGGGTGCCGCGCAATAGCGCGACCTGTCGAAGATCATAAAGACCCGCGCGCCGCGAGGGTTTAATGACGATTGGATATTAAAAGGGGGAAGCTATGAGCGATGCCAATAACGACGTTCCGGACGCCTCAATCCTACGCGACGCCCTGGCCAAGCTGCACTACGGGCTGTACATCCTGACCGTGGAGGAGGGCGGCGAAGTCAACGGCATGCCCGTAAGCTGGGTCAGCCAGGTGAGCTTCGACCCGCCGCTGGTGATGATCGCGGTCCACTCCAGCCGCTACACCCACCAGATGCTCGAATCGGCCGGAAGCTTTGCGCTGAACCTGCTCAAGCCCGAGCAGGCCGCGCTGGTGCCGCGCTTTAAACTCAAGGGCGAGCAGCGCAGCCACAAGT is from Candidatus Alcyoniella australis and encodes:
- a CDS encoding flavin reductase family protein; translation: MSDANNDVPDASILRDALAKLHYGLYILTVEEGGEVNGMPVSWVSQVSFDPPLVMIAVHSSRYTHQMLESAGSFALNLLKPEQAALVPRFKLKGEQRSHKFDGLELERGSIGAPLLRDSVASIECEIVKTFVPGDHTLFFGLVRDVRLNEPDSPVLGVDDFGKGYG